One part of the Vicia villosa cultivar HV-30 ecotype Madison, WI linkage group LG6, Vvil1.0, whole genome shotgun sequence genome encodes these proteins:
- the LOC131613045 gene encoding syntaxin-121-like — translation MNDLLSVQNDDSNGHHHHVIQMAETSTTTTTTVTTLHKFFEEVESVKEELKELEKLHVSLRTSHGKSKSLHSATAVKELRSRMDSDVTLSLKKAKLVKARLESLDRSNEESRSLVDCGPGSSSDRTRLAVVGGLRKKLKDSMERFNELREMISLEYRVTVQRRYFTVTGEKADDQTVDLLISTGESETFLQKAIQEQGRATVMETIQEIEERHGAVKEIERNLNELHQVFLDMSVMVEGQSEELNDIESQMKRANSYVRKGIQQIHVARKHQKNSRKWTCFAILVLLIIALVVILPIILKNN, via the exons ATGAACGACTTACTCTCCGTCCAAAACGACGACAGTAACGGCCACCACCACCACGTCATCCAGATGGCGGAaacctccaccaccaccaccaccacggtGACTACACTCCATAAATTCTTCGAAGAAGTGGAATCGGTGAAGGAAGAATTGAAAGAGCTGGAGAAACTCCACGTGAGTCTGAGAACCTCGCATGGGAAGAGCAAGAGCCTTCACAGCGCCACCGCGGTGAAGGAGCTTCGTTCTCGAATGGACTCCGACGTTACTCTGTCGCTAAAGAAAGCTAAACTGGTTAAGGCTCGGTTGGAGTCGCTTGATCGGTCCAATGAAGAGAGCCGGTCGTTGGTTGATTGTGGACCCGGTTCGTCTTCTGATCGAACCCGGTTGGCGGTGGTTGGTGGTTTGAGGAAGAAGTTGAAAGATTCGATGGAGAGGTTTAATGAACTTAGGGAGATGATATCGTTGGAGTATAGAGTGACGGTGCAGCGGAGATACTTTACCGTTACTGGAGAGAAAGCTGATGATCAAACTGTTGATCTCCTCATCTCTACAG GTGAAAGCGAAACATTTTTACAAAAAGCGATACAAGAGCAAGGGAGAGCAACAGTGATGGAGACAATACAAGAGATTGAGGAGAGACATGGTGCTGtgaaagagatagagagaaatCTAAATGAGCTACATCAAGTGTTTTTGGACATGTCAGTTATGGTGGAAGGCCAAAGTGAAGAATTGAATGACATTGAGAGCCAAATGAAGCGAGCAAATTCGTACGTTAGGAAAGGTATACAACAAATACATGTTGCTAGGAAGCATCAAAAGAATAGCCGTAAATGGACATGTTTTGCCATtttagtacttctcattatcgcTTTGGTTGTAATTCTtcctattattttaaaaaataattaa